The Nocardioides sp. sequence ATCGAGGCGGTGCTGGCCCAACACCGTACGAAGAAGGTCACCGCCGACGAGGACGCGAGCGTGCAGGAGGCGCAGTCGCTGGCGGACTCGGTGGCCAATGAGGACGAGGCGGCCGGCGCAGACGCCATCGCGCGGTTCCCCTACCGGCCGTACTGCCGCGAGTGCGGCCGCGACACCGTCACCACCACCGCGTACGACGACGAGACCACGAGGCTGTCCTACGCCTGCACGAGTTGTGGGTTCGAGGGCACCACTGATCTCTCGACCGACACCGACGGCAAATTGGTGTGGAAGGTCGACTGGCCGATGCGGTGGGCGTACGAGAAGGTCAACTTCGAGCCGGCCGGTCTCGACCACATGACGCCCGGGTCGTCGTACACCGTCGGCACCGAGCTCGTTCGCGACATCTTCGACTGGAAGGCGCCCGCGCGGGTCATCTATGCCTTCGTCGGGTTCGCGGGCGTACAGAAGATGTCGTCGTCCGCAGGAGGCGTGCCCACCGCAAGCGACGCGTTGCGTATCCTGGAGGCCCCGATCCTGCGGTGGCTCTACGTACGCCGCCAGCCGCGGCAGGCCTTCGACATCGACTTCGGGTCGGCCGTTACCCGGCTCTACGACGAATGGGATGCACTCGGGCGCAAGGCCGCAGACCCCGAGAAGCGGGACGTAGCCACCCTGGCCTGGGAGCGCGCGTCCAGCACGGCGGCTGTTGGCGGGCTGCCGACGCCTCGGGTGGTCGTACCCTTCAGGACCCTCTCGTCGGTCGCCGACGTGACAGCCGGATCGGCCGAGCAGATCTCGCGGATCGTCGAGTCGTCCGGCTTCGCCCACGACGGTGTCGCCGACCTCGACCCGCGGCTCACCAAGGCGATGCAGTGGACCGCAGAGTATGTGCCGGAGGATGAGCGTACGACCGTACGCTCGACCCCCGATATGGCACGCCTGGACTCGCTCAGCGACAGGGAGCAGCAGTGGCTGCGCCTGCTGCTCGACGGCTTCTCCGACGAACTCGACCATCTCACCGGCCTGGTCTACGGCGTACCCAAACTGGCCCGCGGACTTACCGTGGACGACGATCCCACCGACGAGGTGAAGGCGGACCAGAAGGACTTCTTCCGGCTGCTCTACAACCTGCTGGTCGACAAGGATCGCGGCCCACGACTGCCGACGCTGCTGCTCGCCCTCGGCCGAGAGCGCGTGGCTCCGCTTCTCGGCAGCGACTAGGAAGGCCTCCCTCCGTGAGTGACCGGCACCCGCTGGACCCGCACGAGATCCCCGACGATGCCGACGGCGGCGACCTCGGGGCGTACATCGGCGAGGACCTCGGGCGCATCATGATGCTGCGTGTCGCGGTGACTGTCGCGATCATCGGCCTGGTCGCGGGCGCGATGTCGGAGTCGGCCACCCCGGCGCTCAAGACCGCCTGCATGGTCGCAGGCTGCGCCGGCGTTGTGCTGCTGTTGGTCGCGCAACTCTTCCGCTGGCCCCGGCGGATCCAGTGGTTCACGATCGGGGGCGTCATGGTCGCCTGTGCCGGGCTGCTCGCGGCGGTCTTCGTCGGCTCCCGCTGACCTCGGGCCTGCGCTCATGGCAGGCTTGGCCCATGAGTTATGTCGATCTGATGGCCGGACCGCCGCCCACCCTGCTGCCCGCCGACCCCGCCGACCAGGCACTCACCGCGGGCCAGTCGGCTGCGGACGTCGTACGCCAGTTCCCCGCCTCGCCCGCCGCGTGGGCAGCACTGGCGACTCAGGCGCGTGACGGCGACGCCGACGACGTGACCGTGTATGCGTACGCCCGGGTCGGTTACCACCGCTCACTGGACCTGCTGCGACGCAACGGCTGGAAAGGGCACGGTCCGGTGCCGTGGTCACACGAGCCCAACCGCGGCTTCCTCACTGCTCTCGGGCTCCTCGCGCTCCAGGCTCGCGCCATCGGCGAGAACGACGAGTGGGAACGCTGCTCCACGTTCCTGCGCGAGACCAGCGCGGAGGCCGCCGACGCGCTGCTTTGACCGAGGGGAAGCGTCGACACCCGCCCGGTGTTGACTTCTCCCGTGACCCAGCAGACCCGCGAAAGCGAGCACCTGGAGAATCCGTGGCCGGCGCTGATCGCGCTGTGTCTGGGCTTCTTCATGATCCTGGTCGACACGACCATCGTCAGCGTGGCGACGCCCGCGATCATCGAGGACCTGAACGCAGGGGTCAACGAGGTCGTCTGGGTGACCAGCGCGTACCTGTTGGCGTACGCCGTGCCGGTGCTGATCACCGGTCGCCTCGGAGACCGCTTCGGACCCAAGCGGCTCTATCTGCTCGGGCTGACCGTCTTCACCCTTGCTTCGTTGTGGTGCGGGCTGACGAGCACGATCGAAGGCCTGATCGTGGCGCGCGTCTTCCAAGGCCTCGGCGCCTCGCTGATGACTCCGCAGACGATGGCCGTGATCACCCGGATCTTCCCGGCCGAGCGGCGCGGCAGTGCGATGGCGTTGTGGGGAGCCACTGCCGGCGTCGCGACGCTCGTCGGACCGATCCTGGGCGGTGTGCTGGTCGACCATCTCGGCTGGGAGTGGATCTTCTTCGTCAACCTGCCGGTCGGGCTGCTGGGTTGGGTGCTGGCGTACCGACTCGTGCCGCGTCTGCAGACACATCCGCACCGCTTCGACTGGCTGGGGGTGGCGCTGGCGGGCGCCGGGATGTTCTTGCTCGTGTTCGGCATCCAGGAGGGCCATCAGTACGACTGGTCGACCATCACCGGCCCCTTCACCGTCTGGCGGCTGATCGTGGGCGGCGTGGTGGTCTTCGCACTGTTCGTGTGGTGGCAGGCACGCAACCGCAACGAACCGCTCGTACCTCTCTCGCTATTTCGAGATCGCAACTTCTCGGTGTCGAACCTGGCCATCACCACCGTGGGGTTCACGTTCACCGCGATGGGGTTCCCGTTCATGTTGTACGCCCAGGTGGTGCGCGGCTACTCCCCCACTGAGGCCGGGCTCCTCCTGGTCCCGATGGCCGTCGTGACCATCGTGATGGCGCCGCTGGCCGGGCGACTCACCGACCGGGTGCATCCGCGGATCCTCACTGCGCTGGGTTTCGCAATCTCGGCCGGCGGTCTGGTGCTGCTGTACTTCTCGATGCGTCCCATCGCCCCGTTGTGGGAACTCCTCCTGGCGTTGGCGCTGGTCGGGCTCGGGTCGACCTTCTTGTGGGGTCCGCTCGCCACCACGGCAAATCGGAACCTGCCACCCGCCCGCGCCGGGGCCGGGTCGGGCGTCTACAACGCCACCCGACAGGTCGGCGCGGTGCTGGGATCGGCCGCGATCGCCGTGCTGATGGACGCGCGCCTGGCGGCGAACGGGCTGAGCCTTGATCCGTCGCGGGGATTCGGCGGCAGTGGCACGTTGCCCGCCGCCATCGCGCAGCCCTTCACCGACGCCATGGCGCAGTCAATCCTGTTGCTGCCGGCGGTGCTGCTGGTGGGGCTGGTCGCCACGTTGTTCTTCGAGCGTCCGCGCCATCTGGTACGCGACTGAACTCGCTTCATGCACCACGTCTGACGGTGCGGGCGCCTGGGCGCCCGCACCGTCGGACGTGGTGGGATGTGACTGGATCAGCGGGCTGGCCGGGGACTCAGCCCCCGATTTGTCCGCTCAGCACCCGGTTCTCCGGGGGTTGAGCGGACCATGGTCCGCTCGACCCCCGCAATTTCGCGGCCGACTCAGGCCCCGAGCGAGTGCCCCGTCGAGCGCAGGTTCTCGCAGGCCTCGACCACGCGCGCGGCCATGCCGGCCTCGGCGGCCTTGCCCCAGGCGCGGGGGTCGTACTGCTTCTTGTTGCCGACCTCACCGTCGATCTTCAGCACGCCGTCATAGTGGTTGAACATGTGCGACACGACCGGGCGGGTGAACGCGTACTGGGTGTCGGTGTCGACGTTCATCTTCACCACACCGAAGTCGACCGCAGCAGCGATCTCCTCGGGCAGCGAGCCCGAGCCGCCGTGGAAGACCAGGTCGAACGGGCGCGCGCCAGCCTCGAGACCGAGTTCCGCGACCGCCGCCTCCTGGGCGGCCTTGAGCACCTCGGGACGCAGTTTCACGTTGCCCGGCTTGTAGACGCCGTGCACGTTGCCGAAGGTCAGGGCGGTCATGTAGCGGCCACGCTCGCCGGCCCCGAGCGCCTTGACGGTCGCGATCGCGTCCTCGGGGGTGCTGTAGAGCTTGTCGTTGATCTCGTGGGCGACGCCGTCCTCCTCACCGCCGACGACACCGACCTCGATCTCGAGAATGATGTTGGCTGCGGCGCACTTGGCGAGCAGTTCCTCGGCAATGACGAGGTTCTCGTCCAGCGGCACGGCCGAGCCGTCCCACATGTGTGACTGGAAGAGGGGCAACTCACCGCGCGCGACCCGCTCGGCGGAGATGTCGATCAGGGGGCGTACGAAGCCGTCCAACTTGTCCTTGGGGCAGTGGTCGGTGTGCAGCGCGACGTTGATCGGGTAGTTCTTGGCGACCTCGGCGGCGAACGCAGCGAAGGCGGCCGAGCCGGTCACCATGTTCTTGATCGACGGCCCCGAGAAGTATTCGGCACCCCCGGTCGAGACCTGGATGATGCCGTCGGAACCCGCGTCGGCGAAGCCCTGGAGCGCGGCGTTCAGCGTCTGCGACGACGACACGTTGATCGCCGGGAAGGCGAAGCCCTTCTCCTTGGCGGTGTCGAGCATCTGCGCATAGATCTCGGGGGTGGCGATGGGCATGATTTCTCCTCTGAACGGACTGGATCGCCGGCGTTTCCAGCCTAGTGGCTACTGGCTGGTCAGCCTCATCGGCTAGTGGCGGGCAGGCGTTTGCGCAAGAGCGTTGGGTCACGTCCCGCTCGGGGTTGAGTCGCGCCTCAGTCGACGTTCTCGCCCAGGATGTCGCGGTCGGGTCCGCCGTCGTGAGAGCCGATTTCGGCGCCGGCGGCGTTCGTACGCTTGTGGCGCCACCATTCGAAGACCAGCGGGATCAACGAGAACGCGACGATCACGATGATCAACTTGTCGATCTGTTCACCCAGACTCGGGAAGGCGTCACCGAGGAAGAATCCGAGCAGCATGATCGAACTCACCCAGAGCACGGCACCCACGCCGCTCCAGACGAAGAACCGATGCCGTTCCATCTTGGTAACACCTGCGACTACGGTGATGTAGGTGCGTACGAACGGCACGAACCGGCCGATCACCAGCGCCTTGTTGCCGTGCTTGTCGAAGAACGCGGTGGTCTGGTCGAAGTACTTCCGCTTGATGATCCTGCCGTCACGCTCATAAAGGGGCGGCCCGATCTTGCGACCGATCTCATAACCCACGATATTGCCCAAGAACCCGGCCACCATTAATGAGGCCATTCCTGCCAACAGTTCGACGAACGGCGGGCCGGGCAGGAGATCGAGCTGGCCGGTCGCGATGAACAAGCCCAGAGCGAACAGCAGGGTGTCGCCCGGCAGGATCGGGAAGAACAGCCCGCACTCGACGAAGACGATGATCAACGCGATCCAGAAGAGCTCGGCGCCGAAGCGTTCCAGGAGCCAGTTGGGATCCATCCAGTCGATGCCCAGGAGCAGTGGATGCAGCAGTCCAGCGTGGGTCACGACAGCACCCTAGCCAGCGACCCCTAGGCTGCCCGAATGGACGACGCCAGCGCCGAGGCGAGAGCGCCGTACGACCCGATGCCGCATGGCCCCGGCGAGGTTGGCGTGGGGCCGTGGGAGGGCGCCTGGCCCTCTGGTGCTGAGTACGACCCGGCGCTGCTGGCCGAGGGCGATCGGCGCAACGTCGTCGACCGCTATCGCTATTGGACCTTGGAGGCGATCCGCGCAGATCTGGACACCCGGCGGCACACCTTTCACGTCGCGATCGAGAACTGGCAGCACGACTTCAACATCGGCACAATCGTGCGTACGGCCAACGCGTTCCTAGCCGCCGAGGTGCACATCGTCGGCAACCGCCGCTGGAATCGGCGGGGTGCGATGGTCACCGACCGTTACCAACACGTACGCCATCACTCGGACGTGCCTGCCCTCGCCAAATATCTGGCCTCCCTCGATCCCGCACCACGTCTGTGGGGCATCGACAACCTGCCCGGCTCGGAGCACCTGGAGACGATGGAACTTCCGCGTGACGTCTGCTTCCTCTTCGGCCAGGAGGGCCCGGGGCTGTCCGATGCCGCACGTGACGTGTGTGATGGCACCTTCTCGATCGCGCAGTTCGGCTCGACCAGGTCGATCAATGCGTCTGCGGCTGCCGCGATTGCCATGCACTCGTGGATCCGGGCGTTCGCAAACCTCGGCGGCGACGAAGCCTGGCGGGGCTGACGCCGTGCGGTCGG is a genomic window containing:
- the lysS gene encoding lysine--tRNA ligase, encoding MARGKQQGDPVDWVTRAADDAIRHAGEGNLVTVASGASPSGPIHLGNLREFITPHFVAEELRRRGVPVRHLHSWDDFDRFRKVPSGVPSEWAEHIGRPLSDVPDPWECHPNWAEHFKAPLRAALAEMGVEMEEIDQTEKYRNGDYRDQILLAVRRRAEIEAVLAQHRTKKVTADEDASVQEAQSLADSVANEDEAAGADAIARFPYRPYCRECGRDTVTTTAYDDETTRLSYACTSCGFEGTTDLSTDTDGKLVWKVDWPMRWAYEKVNFEPAGLDHMTPGSSYTVGTELVRDIFDWKAPARVIYAFVGFAGVQKMSSSAGGVPTASDALRILEAPILRWLYVRRQPRQAFDIDFGSAVTRLYDEWDALGRKAADPEKRDVATLAWERASSTAAVGGLPTPRVVVPFRTLSSVADVTAGSAEQISRIVESSGFAHDGVADLDPRLTKAMQWTAEYVPEDERTTVRSTPDMARLDSLSDREQQWLRLLLDGFSDELDHLTGLVYGVPKLARGLTVDDDPTDEVKADQKDFFRLLYNLLVDKDRGPRLPTLLLALGRERVAPLLGSD
- a CDS encoding TrmH family RNA methyltransferase, with product MDDASAEARAPYDPMPHGPGEVGVGPWEGAWPSGAEYDPALLAEGDRRNVVDRYRYWTLEAIRADLDTRRHTFHVAIENWQHDFNIGTIVRTANAFLAAEVHIVGNRRWNRRGAMVTDRYQHVRHHSDVPALAKYLASLDPAPRLWGIDNLPGSEHLETMELPRDVCFLFGQEGPGLSDAARDVCDGTFSIAQFGSTRSINASAAAAIAMHSWIRAFANLGGDEAWRG
- the fbaA gene encoding class II fructose-bisphosphate aldolase; the protein is MPIATPEIYAQMLDTAKEKGFAFPAINVSSSQTLNAALQGFADAGSDGIIQVSTGGAEYFSGPSIKNMVTGSAAFAAFAAEVAKNYPINVALHTDHCPKDKLDGFVRPLIDISAERVARGELPLFQSHMWDGSAVPLDENLVIAEELLAKCAAANIILEIEVGVVGGEEDGVAHEINDKLYSTPEDAIATVKALGAGERGRYMTALTFGNVHGVYKPGNVKLRPEVLKAAQEAAVAELGLEAGARPFDLVFHGGSGSLPEEIAAAVDFGVVKMNVDTDTQYAFTRPVVSHMFNHYDGVLKIDGEVGNKKQYDPRAWGKAAEAGMAARVVEACENLRSTGHSLGA
- a CDS encoding VTT domain-containing protein, with the protein product MTHAGLLHPLLLGIDWMDPNWLLERFGAELFWIALIIVFVECGLFFPILPGDTLLFALGLFIATGQLDLLPGPPFVELLAGMASLMVAGFLGNIVGYEIGRKIGPPLYERDGRIIKRKYFDQTTAFFDKHGNKALVIGRFVPFVRTYITVVAGVTKMERHRFFVWSGVGAVLWVSSIMLLGFFLGDAFPSLGEQIDKLIIVIVAFSLIPLVFEWWRHKRTNAAGAEIGSHDGGPDRDILGENVD
- a CDS encoding DUF3151 domain-containing protein, with the protein product MSYVDLMAGPPPTLLPADPADQALTAGQSAADVVRQFPASPAAWAALATQARDGDADDVTVYAYARVGYHRSLDLLRRNGWKGHGPVPWSHEPNRGFLTALGLLALQARAIGENDEWERCSTFLRETSAEAADALL
- a CDS encoding DHA2 family efflux MFS transporter permease subunit — encoded protein: MTQQTRESEHLENPWPALIALCLGFFMILVDTTIVSVATPAIIEDLNAGVNEVVWVTSAYLLAYAVPVLITGRLGDRFGPKRLYLLGLTVFTLASLWCGLTSTIEGLIVARVFQGLGASLMTPQTMAVITRIFPAERRGSAMALWGATAGVATLVGPILGGVLVDHLGWEWIFFVNLPVGLLGWVLAYRLVPRLQTHPHRFDWLGVALAGAGMFLLVFGIQEGHQYDWSTITGPFTVWRLIVGGVVVFALFVWWQARNRNEPLVPLSLFRDRNFSVSNLAITTVGFTFTAMGFPFMLYAQVVRGYSPTEAGLLLVPMAVVTIVMAPLAGRLTDRVHPRILTALGFAISAGGLVLLYFSMRPIAPLWELLLALALVGLGSTFLWGPLATTANRNLPPARAGAGSGVYNATRQVGAVLGSAAIAVLMDARLAANGLSLDPSRGFGGSGTLPAAIAQPFTDAMAQSILLLPAVLLVGLVATLFFERPRHLVRD